The following proteins are co-located in the Mycolicibacterium goodii genome:
- a CDS encoding thiolase family protein, translating into MTTAVVGVGSTRQGELPGRTANDIAAEAIQLALDDAGIDKAEVDGLITCRNLTTRSCIDEQVGQLLGMNPGYSATLDYGTGNFSLHLGVMAITAGLANTVVLAYGTNQRSQRINFGTTVGGGAEFAAAAGLVHVAGPAAMAFRRHQHRYGTTEEQLGWISVAQREWARLNPLSIFRDPLSIEDYLAAPYIAEPLRRPDLTMVSDGGAALVLTTAERAGDCPKRPVFVAGMAERTALRGYQNPDNLMRPWLADTARDLWNNTGVGPQDIDALYLQDATSVWVLQMLEAYGFCGPGEAGAFLQEGHTRPGGRLPVNTNGGQLSESYMWGWLHLCEAVRQLRGECGDRQIPDPTYALDCSSHDFLKAAATLLAVTA; encoded by the coding sequence ATGACCACGGCCGTCGTCGGCGTCGGCTCGACCCGCCAAGGTGAGCTACCCGGGCGCACCGCCAATGACATCGCTGCCGAGGCGATACAACTGGCGTTGGATGACGCCGGTATCGACAAAGCCGAAGTGGACGGGCTCATCACCTGTCGGAACCTGACCACGCGGTCGTGCATCGACGAACAAGTCGGCCAACTGCTGGGGATGAACCCCGGGTACAGCGCCACCCTCGACTACGGGACCGGTAATTTCTCCCTGCATCTCGGTGTCATGGCCATCACCGCGGGCCTGGCCAACACCGTCGTCCTGGCCTACGGCACCAACCAACGGTCACAGCGCATCAATTTCGGGACCACGGTCGGCGGCGGCGCCGAATTCGCCGCCGCCGCAGGCCTGGTGCACGTGGCCGGCCCGGCCGCCATGGCGTTCCGGCGCCATCAACACCGCTATGGGACGACGGAGGAGCAGCTCGGCTGGATCTCGGTGGCGCAGCGCGAATGGGCCCGGCTCAATCCGCTGAGCATCTTCCGGGATCCGCTGTCGATCGAGGACTATCTGGCCGCGCCCTACATCGCCGAACCCCTGCGCCGTCCCGATCTGACCATGGTGTCCGACGGTGGAGCAGCACTTGTCCTCACCACGGCCGAGCGGGCCGGTGACTGTCCGAAACGGCCGGTGTTCGTGGCCGGGATGGCGGAGCGGACGGCGCTGCGCGGATATCAGAATCCCGACAACCTGATGCGGCCATGGCTGGCCGACACTGCGCGCGACCTCTGGAACAACACCGGAGTCGGGCCGCAGGACATCGATGCGCTGTATCTGCAGGACGCCACCTCGGTATGGGTGCTTCAGATGCTCGAGGCGTACGGGTTCTGCGGCCCCGGCGAAGCCGGGGCGTTCCTGCAGGAAGGCCACACCCGCCCAGGGGGACGGCTGCCGGTCAACACCAACGGCGGGCAACTCTCGGAGAGCTACATGTGGGGCTGGTTGCACCTGTGTGAGGCCGTGCGCCAACTGCGCGGAGAGTGCGGTGACCGACAGATACCCGACCCGACCTATGCGCTCGATTGCTCATCGCACGACTTTCTCAAGGCCGCGGCAACACTGCTGGCGGTGACCGCGTGA
- a CDS encoding Zn-ribbon domain-containing OB-fold protein, whose amino-acid sequence MTGYIIPPPGDPADQHFWDALRRKCLQLQHCEKCDYVRFPASERCPECWEPGGRWRAVEPSGTVWSHTTYHRPLHPDLRHAVPYTVALVELDSGPVLPGRITGAADAIRIGARVEGRFTAVTAEFTMLEWALRG is encoded by the coding sequence GTGACCGGCTACATCATCCCGCCCCCCGGCGACCCCGCAGATCAGCACTTCTGGGATGCGCTCAGACGAAAGTGCTTGCAGCTGCAACACTGCGAGAAGTGTGACTACGTACGCTTCCCGGCGAGTGAACGGTGTCCGGAGTGCTGGGAACCCGGGGGCAGGTGGCGAGCCGTCGAGCCGTCCGGGACGGTGTGGAGCCATACGACCTACCACCGACCGCTGCACCCCGATCTGCGCCACGCAGTGCCCTACACCGTGGCGCTCGTCGAACTCGACTCGGGACCGGTGCTTCCCGGCCGAATCACGGGTGCCGCCGACGCGATCAGGATCGGTGCGCGGGTCGAGGGTCGGTTCACCGCCGTGACCGCGGAGTTCACCATGCTGGAATGGGCGCTGCGCGGGTAG
- a CDS encoding DUF1361 domain-containing protein, with amino-acid sequence MTEARGFLLIMSLAATTALTLALGFTDPAAPLSYPTKFLVWNLFLAWIPMLCAVAFDLAERRFWLVPLGLVWLAFLPNAPYLVTDLVHLGEGYELWRHVLQYGFAAWTGILLGVVSLLLVHTRIAREFGGIWGWLAAVLSVGLCAIGVVIGRFQRWNSWDLVTQPNAVVAATFDWMRAPLAYVQSTGVAIAVAAFFGLAYLTVWSIRGLAL; translated from the coding sequence ATGACCGAGGCGCGCGGGTTCCTGCTGATCATGTCGCTGGCGGCGACGACGGCCCTGACCCTGGCGCTGGGGTTCACCGATCCCGCCGCTCCGCTGTCCTATCCGACGAAGTTCCTGGTGTGGAACCTGTTCCTGGCCTGGATTCCCATGCTGTGCGCGGTGGCCTTCGATCTGGCGGAGCGGCGGTTCTGGCTGGTTCCGCTGGGCCTGGTCTGGTTGGCGTTCCTGCCGAACGCGCCGTACCTGGTGACCGATCTGGTGCACCTCGGCGAGGGATACGAGTTGTGGCGTCACGTGCTGCAGTACGGGTTCGCCGCCTGGACCGGCATCCTGCTCGGAGTGGTGTCGCTGCTGCTCGTCCACACTCGCATCGCGCGTGAGTTCGGCGGGATCTGGGGATGGTTGGCCGCCGTGTTGTCGGTGGGACTGTGCGCGATCGGTGTGGTGATCGGCCGCTTCCAGCGGTGGAACTCCTGGGATCTGGTCACCCAACCCAACGCGGTGGTCGCCGCCACGTTCGACTGGATGCGCGCCCCGCTGGCCTATGTGCAGTCGACCGGTGTGGCGATCGCCGTCGCGGCGTTCTTCGGGCTCGCCTATCTCACGGTGTGGTCGATCAGGGGGCTGGCGCTGTAA
- a CDS encoding IclR family transcriptional regulator C-terminal domain-containing protein yields the protein MAGRGQGSDFVEALARGLDILTCFSAERPALTLSEVAAATGLARPTARRLLLTLEELGYTRAVGNQYALTPRVLALGMAYIGSLNLWDIARPHMERLVAATGESSSISQLDEGDIVYVARVAVPKLITLRVEIGTRFPAPYTSQGKVLLAALEPDELQAALAAPSRSGLPAREPLDNKQLIRELGEVRARGWAVADEELAPGIRSVAVPLRDGAGSVRAAMNVTVHAAETSLEKLTNEHLPLLLRAAGDISADWALVQSRPQKHVSA from the coding sequence ATGGCCGGACGTGGGCAGGGGTCCGACTTTGTCGAGGCGCTGGCGAGAGGCCTGGACATACTGACCTGCTTCTCGGCCGAGCGTCCCGCGCTCACCTTGAGTGAGGTGGCGGCAGCGACCGGGTTGGCCCGCCCGACTGCGCGGCGGCTGTTGTTGACGCTGGAGGAGCTCGGCTACACCCGCGCTGTGGGGAATCAGTACGCGTTGACGCCGCGTGTGCTCGCGCTCGGAATGGCATACATCGGGTCCCTGAACCTCTGGGACATCGCCCGCCCCCACATGGAACGCCTCGTCGCGGCCACCGGCGAGTCGTCGTCGATCTCACAGCTCGATGAGGGTGACATCGTCTACGTCGCCCGGGTCGCGGTGCCCAAGCTGATCACGCTCCGGGTAGAGATCGGGACGCGGTTCCCGGCGCCCTACACCTCGCAGGGCAAAGTCCTGCTGGCAGCGCTGGAACCCGACGAGCTGCAGGCCGCGTTGGCCGCGCCGAGCCGTTCGGGTCTGCCCGCCCGCGAACCCCTGGACAACAAACAGTTGATCCGCGAGCTGGGCGAGGTCCGCGCGCGCGGCTGGGCGGTGGCCGATGAGGAACTGGCTCCCGGCATCCGGTCGGTGGCGGTGCCCCTGCGGGACGGTGCAGGGAGCGTGCGGGCCGCCATGAATGTGACGGTGCATGCGGCCGAGACGAGCCTGGAGAAGCTGACGAACGAGCACCTGCCGCTGTTGTTGCGTGCGGCGGGCGACATCTCGGCCGACTGGGCCCTGGTGCAGTCCCGGCCACAGAAACACGTGTCCGCTTGA
- a CDS encoding CaiB/BaiF CoA transferase family protein yields the protein MTDGDMQKGPLSGLVVADFSRVLAGPYCTMLLADLGADVIKVESPEGDDTRRWVPPTDDRGVGTYYLSVNRNKRSIALDFDDPDDNAVARALAARADVFIHNFRPGGLRRFGLDYDAVRAVNPGVVYCSISGFGSAGGASLPGYDLLVQGVSGLMSLTGAPDGSPYRAGVAVFDVMAGLHSTIGILAALRHRDRNGQGQHVEINLLSTALSALVNQTSAYVAGGVVPTRMGNAHLSLYPYEPMPTGDGDLIIAAGNDRQFRKLVEALGVPELADDEQFATVAARNNNRVDLRPLLEKRLATASAQEWFRTLSGVGVPCAPINDVRGGVELADELGLQPVVEVGGVNTIRHPIRLSETPARYDLAPPAIGEHSGEIREWITSEGATR from the coding sequence ATGACGGATGGCGACATGCAGAAGGGGCCGCTGAGCGGTCTCGTGGTGGCAGACTTCTCCCGCGTCCTGGCCGGGCCGTATTGCACGATGCTGCTGGCCGACCTGGGGGCCGACGTCATCAAGGTCGAGTCACCCGAGGGGGACGACACCCGCCGGTGGGTGCCGCCGACGGACGACCGCGGCGTTGGCACGTACTACCTGTCGGTCAACCGCAACAAGCGGTCGATCGCACTGGACTTCGACGACCCCGACGACAATGCGGTTGCGCGCGCGCTCGCGGCGCGTGCCGACGTGTTCATCCACAACTTCCGGCCGGGCGGCCTGAGGCGGTTCGGGCTGGACTACGACGCGGTCCGTGCGGTCAACCCGGGTGTCGTGTACTGCTCGATCAGCGGCTTCGGATCCGCGGGCGGCGCCTCGCTACCGGGTTACGACCTCCTGGTACAGGGGGTTTCGGGCCTGATGAGCCTGACGGGAGCACCGGATGGGTCACCGTACCGCGCCGGGGTCGCGGTGTTCGACGTGATGGCCGGGTTGCACTCGACGATCGGGATCCTGGCCGCGCTGCGACACCGGGACCGAAACGGGCAGGGCCAGCACGTCGAGATCAATCTGTTGTCGACCGCGCTGTCGGCGTTGGTGAACCAGACATCGGCGTACGTGGCGGGCGGCGTGGTCCCGACCCGGATGGGCAACGCCCACCTGAGCCTGTACCCTTATGAGCCGATGCCGACGGGCGACGGCGACCTGATCATCGCGGCAGGAAACGACCGGCAGTTCCGGAAACTGGTGGAAGCGTTGGGAGTTCCCGAACTCGCCGACGACGAGCAGTTCGCCACTGTCGCGGCCCGCAACAACAACCGGGTCGATCTGCGGCCGCTGCTGGAAAAGCGGCTCGCGACCGCATCGGCGCAGGAGTGGTTCCGCACCTTGTCCGGCGTGGGAGTGCCGTGCGCACCGATCAACGATGTCCGCGGCGGGGTGGAACTCGCCGACGAACTCGGCCTTCAACCCGTCGTCGAGGTGGGCGGGGTCAACACCATCCGTCATCCGATCCGGCTGTCGGAGACACCGGCCCGCTACGACCTCGCCCCACCGGCCATCGGCGAACACAGCGGCGAGATCCGGGAGTGGATCACCTCGGAAGGAGCGACCCGATGA